One Homo sapiens chromosome 3, GRCh38.p14 Primary Assembly genomic window carries:
- the MST1R gene encoding macrophage-stimulating protein receptor isoform X14, protein MELLPPLPQSFLLLLLLPAKPAAGEDWQCPRTPYAASRDFDVKYVVPSFSAGGLVQAMVTYEGDRNESAVFVAIRNRLHVLGPDLKSVQSLATGPAGDPGCQTCAACGPGPHGPPGDTDTKVLVLDPALPALVSCGSSLQGRCFLHDLEPQGTAVHLAAPACLFSAHHNRPDDCPDCVASPLGTRVTVVEQGQASYFYVASSLDAAVAASFSPRSVSIRRLKADASGFAPGFVALSVLPKHLVSYSIEYVHSFHTGAFVYFLTVQPASVTDDPSALHTRLARLSATEPELGDYRELVLDCRFAPKRRRRGAPEGGQPYPVLRVAHSAPVGAQLATELSIAEGQEVLFGVFVTGKDGGPGVGPNSVVCAFPIDLLDTLIDEGVERCCESPVHPGLRRGLDFFQSPSFCPNPPGLEALSPNTSCRHFPLLVSSSFSRVDLFNGLLGPVQVTALYVTRLDNVTVAHMGTMDGRILQVELVRSLNYLLYVSNFSLGDSGQPVQRDVSRLGDHLLFASGDQVFQVPIQGPGCRHFLTCGRCLRAWHFMGCGWCGNMCGQQKECPGSWQQDHCPPKLTEFHPHSGPLRGSTRLTLCGSNFYLHPSGLVPEGTHQVTVGQSPCRPLPKDSSKLRPVPRKDFVEEFECELEPLGTQAVGPTNVSLTVTNMPPGKHFRVDGTSVLRGFSFMEPVLIAVQPLFGPRAGGTCLTLEGQSLSVGTSRAVLVNGTECLLARVSEGQLLCATPPGATVASVPLSLQVGGAQVPGSWTFQYREDPVVLSISPNCGYINSHITICGQHLTSAWHLVLSFHDGLRAVESRCERQLPEQQLCRLPEYVVRDPQGWVAGNLSARGDGAAGFTLPGFRFLPPPHPPSANLVPLKPEEHAIKFEVCVDGECHILGRVVRPGPDGVPQSTLLGILLPLLLLVAALATALVFSYWWRRKQLVLPPNLNDLASLDQTAGATPLPILYSGSDYRSGLGHFGVVYHGEYIDQAQNRIQCAIKSLSRITEMQQVEAFLREGLLMRGLNHPNVLALIGIMLPPEGLPHVLLPYMCHGDLLQFIRSPQRNPTVKDLISFGLQVARGMEYLAEQKFVHRDLAARNCMLDESFTVKVADFGLARDILDREYYSVQQHRHARLPVKWMALESLQTYRFTTKSDVWSFGVLLWELLTRGAPPYRHIDPFDLTHFLAQGRRLPQPEYCPDSLYQVMQQCWEADPAVRPTFRVLVGEVEQIVSALLGDHYVQLPATYMNLGPSTSHEMNVRPEQPQFSPMPGNVRRPRPLSEPPRPT, encoded by the exons ATGGAGCTCCTCCCGCCGCTGCCTCAGTCcttcctgttgctgctgctgttgcctgCCAAGCCCGCGGCGGGCGAGGACTGGCAGTGCCCGCGCACCCCCTACGCGGCCTCTCGCGACTTTGACGTGAAGTACGTGGTGCCCAGCTTCTCCGCCGGAGGCCTGGTACAGGCCATGGTGACCTACGAGGGCGACAGAAATGAGAGTGCTGTGTTTGTAGCCATACGCAATCGCCTGCATGTGCTTGGGCCTGACCTGAAGTCTGTCCAGAGCCTGGCCACGGGCCCTGCTGGAGACCCTGGCTGCCAGACGTGTGCAGCCTGTGGCCCAGGACCCCACGGCCCTCCCGGTGACACAGACACAAAGGTGCTGGTGCTGGATCCCGCGCTGCCTGCGCTGGTCAGTTGTGGCTCCAGCCTGCAGGGCCGCTGCTTCCTGCATGACCTAGAGCCCCAAGGGACAGCCGTGCATCTGGCAGCGCCAGCCTGCCTCTTCTCAGCCCACCATAACCGGCCCGATGACTGCCCCGACTGTGTGGCCAGCCCATTGGGCACCCGTGTAACTGTGGTTGAGCAAGGCCAGGCCTCCTATTTCTACGTGGCATCCTCACTGGACGCAGCCGTGGCTGCCAGCTTCAGCCCACGCTCAGTGTCTATCAGGCGTCTCAAGGCTGACGCCTCGGGATTCGCACCGGGCTTTGTGGCGTTGTCAGTGCTGCCCAAGCATCTTGTCTCCTACAGTATTGAATACGTGCACAGCTTCCACACGGGAGCCTTCGTATACTTCCTGACTGTACAGCCGGCCAGCGTGACAGATGATCCTAGTGCCCTGCACACACGCCTGGCACGGCTTAGCGCCACTGAGCCAGAGTTGGGTGACTATCGGGAGCTGGTCCTCGACTGCAGATTTGCTCCAAAACGCAGGCGCCGGGGGGCCCCAGAAGGCGGACAGCCCTACCCTGTGCTGCGGGTGGCCCACTCCGCTCCAGTGGGTGCCCAACTTGCCACTGAGCTGAGCATCGCCGAGGGCCAGGAAGTACTATTTGGGGTCTTTGTGACTGGCAAGGATGGTGGTCCTGGCGTGGGCCCCAACTCTGTCGTCTGTGCCTTCCCCATTGACCTGCTGGACACACTAATTGATGAGGGTGTGGAGCGCTGTTGTGAATCCCCAGTCCATCCAGGCCTCCGGCGAGGCCTCGACTTCTTCCAGTCGCCCAGTTTTTGCCCCAACCCG CCTGGCCTGGAAGCCCTCAGCCCCAACACCAGCTGCCGCCACTTCCCTCTGCTGGTCAGTAGCAGCTTCTCACGTGTGGACCTATTCAATGGGCTGTTGGGACCAGTACAGGTCACTGCATTGTATGTGACACGCCTTGACAACGTCACAGTGGCACACATGGGCACAATGGATGGGCGTATCCTGCAG GTGGAGCTGGTCAGGTCACTAAACTACTTGCTGTATGTGTCCAACTTCTCACTGGGTGACAGTGGGCAGCCCGTGCAGCGGGATGTCAGTCGTCTTGGGGACCACCTACTCTTTGCCTCTGGGGACCAG GTTTTCCAGGTACCTATCCAAGGCCCTGGCTGCCGCCACTTCCTGACCTGTGGGCGTTGCCTAAGGGCATGGCATTTCATGGGCTGTGGCTGGTGTGGGAACATGTGCGGCCAGCAGAAGGAGTGTCCTGGCTCCTGGCAACAGGACCACTGCCCACCTAAGCTTACTGAG TTCCACCCCCACAGTGGACCTCTAAGGGGCAGTACAAGGCTGACCCTGTGTGGCTCCAACTTCTACCTTCACCCTTCTGGTCTGGTGCCTGAGGGAACCCATCAGGTCACTGTGGGCCAAAGTCCCTGCCGGCCACTGCCCAAGGACAGCTCAAAACTCAG ACCAGTGCCCCGGAAAGACTTTGTAGAGGAGTTTGAGTGTGAACTGGAGCCCTTGGGCACCCAGGCAGTGGGGCCTACCAACGTCAGCCTCACCGTGACTAACATGCCACCGGGCAAGCACTTCCGGGTAGACGGCACCTCCGTGCTGAGAGGCTTCTCTTTCATG GAGCCAGTGCTGATAGCAGTGCAACCCCTCTTTGGCCCACGGGCAGGAGGCACCTGTCTCACTCTTGAAGGCCAGAGTCTGTCTGTAGGCACCAGCCGGGCTGTGCTGGTCAATGGGACTGAGTGTCTGCTAGCACG GGTCAGTGAGGGGCAGCTTTTATGTGCCACACCCCCTGGGGCCACGGTGGCCAGTGTCCCCCTTAGCCTGCAGGTGGGGGGTGCCCAGGTACCTGGTTCCTGGACCTTCCAGTACAGAGAAGACCCTGTCGTGCTAAGCATCAGCCCCAACTGTGGCTACAT CAACTCCCACATCACCATCTGTGGCCAGCATCTAACTTCAGCATGGCACTTAGTGCTGTCATTCCATGACGGGCTTAGGGCAGTGGAAAGCAGG TGTGAGAGGCAGCTTCCAGAGCAGCAGCTGTGCCGCCTTCCTGAATATGTGGTCCGAGACCCCCAGGGATGGGTGGCAGGGAATCTGAGTGCCCGAGGGGATGGAGCTGCTGGCTTTACACTGCCTGGCTTTCGCTtcctacccccaccccatccaCCCAGTGCCAACCTAGTTCCACTGAAGCCTGAGGAGCATGCCATTAAGTTTGAG GTCTGCGTAGATGGTGAATGTCATATCCTGGGTAGAGTGGTGCGGCCAGGGCCAGATGGGGTCCCACAGAGCACGCTCCTTGGTATCCTGCTGCCTTTGCTGCTGCTTGTGGCTGCACTGGCGACTGCACTGGTCTTCAGCTACTGGTGGCGGAGGAAGCAGCTAG TTCTTCCTCCCAACCTGAATGACCTGGCATCCCTGGACCAGACTGCTGGAGCCACACCCCTGCCTATTCTGTACTCGGGCTCTGACTACAGAAGTGGCCTTG GCCACTTTGGAGTTGTCTACCACGGAGAATACATAGACCAGGCCCAGAATCGAATCCAATGTGCCATCAAGTCACTAAGTC GCATCACAGAGATGCAGCAGGTGGAGGCCTTCCTGCGAGAGGGGCTGCTCATGCGTGGCCTGAACCACCCGAATGTGCTGGCTCTCATTGGTATCATGTTGCCACCTGAGGGCCTGCCCCATGTGCTGCTGCCCTATATGTGCCACGGTGACCTGCTCCAGTTCATCCGCTCACCTCAGCGG AACCCCACCGTGAAGGACCTCATCAGCTTTGGCCTGCAGGTAGCCCGCGGCATGGAGTACCTGGCAGAGCAGAAGTTTGTGCACAGGGACCTGGCTGCGCGGAACTGCAT GCTGGACGAGTCATTCACAGTCAAGGTGGCTGACTTTGGTTTGGCCCGCGACATCCTGGACAGGGAGTACTATAGTGTTCAACAGCATCGCCACGCTCGCCTACCTGTGAAGTGGATGGCGCTGGAGAGCCTGCAGACCTATAGATTTACCACCAAGTCTGATGTG TGGTCATTTGGTGTGCTGCTGTGGGAACTGCTGACACGGGGTGCCCCACCATACCGCCACATTGACCCTTTTGACCTTACCCACTTCCTGGCCCAGGGTCGGCGCCTGCCCCAGCCTGAGTATTGCCCTGATTCTCT
- the MST1R gene encoding macrophage-stimulating protein receptor isoform 3 precursor (isoform 3 precursor is encoded by transcript variant 3), with the protein MELLPPLPQSFLLLLLLPAKPAAGEDWQCPRTPYAASRDFDVKYVVPSFSAGGLVQAMVTYEGDRNESAVFVAIRNRLHVLGPDLKSVQSLATGPAGDPGCQTCAACGPGPHGPPGDTDTKVLVLDPALPALVSCGSSLQGRCFLHDLEPQGTAVHLAAPACLFSAHHNRPDDCPDCVASPLGTRVTVVEQGQASYFYVASSLDAAVAASFSPRSVSIRRLKADASGFAPGFVALSVLPKHLVSYSIEYVHSFHTGAFVYFLTVQPASVTDDPSALHTRLARLSATEPELGDYRELVLDCRFAPKRRRRGAPEGGQPYPVLRVAHSAPVGAQLATELSIAEGQEVLFGVFVTGKDGGPGVGPNSVVCAFPIDLLDTLIDEGVERCCESPVHPGLRRGLDFFQSPSFCPNPVFQVPIQGPGCRHFLTCGRCLRAWHFMGCGWCGNMCGQQKECPGSWQQDHCPPKLTEFHPHSGPLRGSTRLTLCGSNFYLHPSGLVPEGTHQVTVGQSPCRPLPKDSSKLRPVPRKDFVEEFECELEPLGTQAVGPTNVSLTVTNMPPGKHFRVDGTSVLRGFSFMEPVLIAVQPLFGPRAGGTCLTLEGQSLSVGTSRAVLVNGTECLLARVSEGQLLCATPPGATVASVPLSLQVGGAQVPGSWTFQYREDPVVLSISPNCGYINSHITICGQHLTSAWHLVLSFHDGLRAVESRCERQLPEQQLCRLPEYVVRDPQGWVAGNLSARGDGAAGFTLPGFRFLPPPHPPSANLVPLKPEEHAIKFEYIGLGAVADCVGINVTVGGESCQHEFRGDMVVCPLPPSLQLGQDGAPLQVCVDGECHILGRVVRPGPDGVPQSTLLGILLPLLLLVAALATALVFSYWWRRKQLVLPPNLNDLASLDQTAGATPLPILYSGSDYRSGLALPAIDGLDSTTCVHGASFSDSEDESCVPLLRKESIQLRDLDSALLAEVKDVLIPHERVVTHSDRVIGKGHFGVVYHGEYIDQAQNRIQCAIKSLSRITEMQQVEAFLREGLLMRGLNHPNVLALIGIMLPPEGLPHVLLPYMCHGDLLQFIRSPQRNPTVKDLISFGLQVARGMEYLAEQKFVHRDLAARNCMLDESFTVKVADFGLARDILDREYYSVQQHRHARLPVKWMALESLQTYRFTTKSDVWSFGVLLWELLTRGAPPYRHIDPFDLTHFLAQGRRLPQPEYCPDSLYQVMQQCWEADPAVRPTFRVLVGEVEQIVSALLGDHYVQLPATYMNLGPSTSHEMNVRPEQPQFSPMPGNVRRPRPLSEPPRPT; encoded by the exons ATGGAGCTCCTCCCGCCGCTGCCTCAGTCcttcctgttgctgctgctgttgcctgCCAAGCCCGCGGCGGGCGAGGACTGGCAGTGCCCGCGCACCCCCTACGCGGCCTCTCGCGACTTTGACGTGAAGTACGTGGTGCCCAGCTTCTCCGCCGGAGGCCTGGTACAGGCCATGGTGACCTACGAGGGCGACAGAAATGAGAGTGCTGTGTTTGTAGCCATACGCAATCGCCTGCATGTGCTTGGGCCTGACCTGAAGTCTGTCCAGAGCCTGGCCACGGGCCCTGCTGGAGACCCTGGCTGCCAGACGTGTGCAGCCTGTGGCCCAGGACCCCACGGCCCTCCCGGTGACACAGACACAAAGGTGCTGGTGCTGGATCCCGCGCTGCCTGCGCTGGTCAGTTGTGGCTCCAGCCTGCAGGGCCGCTGCTTCCTGCATGACCTAGAGCCCCAAGGGACAGCCGTGCATCTGGCAGCGCCAGCCTGCCTCTTCTCAGCCCACCATAACCGGCCCGATGACTGCCCCGACTGTGTGGCCAGCCCATTGGGCACCCGTGTAACTGTGGTTGAGCAAGGCCAGGCCTCCTATTTCTACGTGGCATCCTCACTGGACGCAGCCGTGGCTGCCAGCTTCAGCCCACGCTCAGTGTCTATCAGGCGTCTCAAGGCTGACGCCTCGGGATTCGCACCGGGCTTTGTGGCGTTGTCAGTGCTGCCCAAGCATCTTGTCTCCTACAGTATTGAATACGTGCACAGCTTCCACACGGGAGCCTTCGTATACTTCCTGACTGTACAGCCGGCCAGCGTGACAGATGATCCTAGTGCCCTGCACACACGCCTGGCACGGCTTAGCGCCACTGAGCCAGAGTTGGGTGACTATCGGGAGCTGGTCCTCGACTGCAGATTTGCTCCAAAACGCAGGCGCCGGGGGGCCCCAGAAGGCGGACAGCCCTACCCTGTGCTGCGGGTGGCCCACTCCGCTCCAGTGGGTGCCCAACTTGCCACTGAGCTGAGCATCGCCGAGGGCCAGGAAGTACTATTTGGGGTCTTTGTGACTGGCAAGGATGGTGGTCCTGGCGTGGGCCCCAACTCTGTCGTCTGTGCCTTCCCCATTGACCTGCTGGACACACTAATTGATGAGGGTGTGGAGCGCTGTTGTGAATCCCCAGTCCATCCAGGCCTCCGGCGAGGCCTCGACTTCTTCCAGTCGCCCAGTTTTTGCCCCAACCCG GTTTTCCAGGTACCTATCCAAGGCCCTGGCTGCCGCCACTTCCTGACCTGTGGGCGTTGCCTAAGGGCATGGCATTTCATGGGCTGTGGCTGGTGTGGGAACATGTGCGGCCAGCAGAAGGAGTGTCCTGGCTCCTGGCAACAGGACCACTGCCCACCTAAGCTTACTGAG TTCCACCCCCACAGTGGACCTCTAAGGGGCAGTACAAGGCTGACCCTGTGTGGCTCCAACTTCTACCTTCACCCTTCTGGTCTGGTGCCTGAGGGAACCCATCAGGTCACTGTGGGCCAAAGTCCCTGCCGGCCACTGCCCAAGGACAGCTCAAAACTCAG ACCAGTGCCCCGGAAAGACTTTGTAGAGGAGTTTGAGTGTGAACTGGAGCCCTTGGGCACCCAGGCAGTGGGGCCTACCAACGTCAGCCTCACCGTGACTAACATGCCACCGGGCAAGCACTTCCGGGTAGACGGCACCTCCGTGCTGAGAGGCTTCTCTTTCATG GAGCCAGTGCTGATAGCAGTGCAACCCCTCTTTGGCCCACGGGCAGGAGGCACCTGTCTCACTCTTGAAGGCCAGAGTCTGTCTGTAGGCACCAGCCGGGCTGTGCTGGTCAATGGGACTGAGTGTCTGCTAGCACG GGTCAGTGAGGGGCAGCTTTTATGTGCCACACCCCCTGGGGCCACGGTGGCCAGTGTCCCCCTTAGCCTGCAGGTGGGGGGTGCCCAGGTACCTGGTTCCTGGACCTTCCAGTACAGAGAAGACCCTGTCGTGCTAAGCATCAGCCCCAACTGTGGCTACAT CAACTCCCACATCACCATCTGTGGCCAGCATCTAACTTCAGCATGGCACTTAGTGCTGTCATTCCATGACGGGCTTAGGGCAGTGGAAAGCAGG TGTGAGAGGCAGCTTCCAGAGCAGCAGCTGTGCCGCCTTCCTGAATATGTGGTCCGAGACCCCCAGGGATGGGTGGCAGGGAATCTGAGTGCCCGAGGGGATGGAGCTGCTGGCTTTACACTGCCTGGCTTTCGCTtcctacccccaccccatccaCCCAGTGCCAACCTAGTTCCACTGAAGCCTGAGGAGCATGCCATTAAGTTTGAG TATAttgggctgggcgctgtggctgaCTGTGTGGGTATCAACGTGACCGTGGGTGGTGAGAGCTGCCAGCACGAGTTCCGGGGGGACATGGTTGtctgccccctgcccccatccctgcAGCTTGGCCAGGATGGTGCCCCATTGCAG GTCTGCGTAGATGGTGAATGTCATATCCTGGGTAGAGTGGTGCGGCCAGGGCCAGATGGGGTCCCACAGAGCACGCTCCTTGGTATCCTGCTGCCTTTGCTGCTGCTTGTGGCTGCACTGGCGACTGCACTGGTCTTCAGCTACTGGTGGCGGAGGAAGCAGCTAG TTCTTCCTCCCAACCTGAATGACCTGGCATCCCTGGACCAGACTGCTGGAGCCACACCCCTGCCTATTCTGTACTCGGGCTCTGACTACAGAAGTGGCCTTG CACTCCCTGCCATTGATGGTCTGGATTCCACCACTTGTGTCCATGGAGCATCCTTCTCCGATAGTGAAGATGAATCCTGTGTGCCACTGCTGCGGAAAGAGTCCATCCAGCTAAGGGACCTGGACTCTGCGCTCTTGGCTGAGGTCAAGGATGTGCTGATTCCCCATGAGCGGGTGGTCACCCACAGTGACCGAGTCATTGGCAAAG GCCACTTTGGAGTTGTCTACCACGGAGAATACATAGACCAGGCCCAGAATCGAATCCAATGTGCCATCAAGTCACTAAGTC GCATCACAGAGATGCAGCAGGTGGAGGCCTTCCTGCGAGAGGGGCTGCTCATGCGTGGCCTGAACCACCCGAATGTGCTGGCTCTCATTGGTATCATGTTGCCACCTGAGGGCCTGCCCCATGTGCTGCTGCCCTATATGTGCCACGGTGACCTGCTCCAGTTCATCCGCTCACCTCAGCGG AACCCCACCGTGAAGGACCTCATCAGCTTTGGCCTGCAGGTAGCCCGCGGCATGGAGTACCTGGCAGAGCAGAAGTTTGTGCACAGGGACCTGGCTGCGCGGAACTGCAT GCTGGACGAGTCATTCACAGTCAAGGTGGCTGACTTTGGTTTGGCCCGCGACATCCTGGACAGGGAGTACTATAGTGTTCAACAGCATCGCCACGCTCGCCTACCTGTGAAGTGGATGGCGCTGGAGAGCCTGCAGACCTATAGATTTACCACCAAGTCTGATGTG TGGTCATTTGGTGTGCTGCTGTGGGAACTGCTGACACGGGGTGCCCCACCATACCGCCACATTGACCCTTTTGACCTTACCCACTTCCTGGCCCAGGGTCGGCGCCTGCCCCAGCCTGAGTATTGCCCTGATTCTCT
- the MST1R gene encoding macrophage-stimulating protein receptor isoform X11, whose protein sequence is MELLPPLPQSFLLLLLLPAKPAAGEDWQCPRTPYAASRDFDVKYVVPSFSAGGLVQAMVTYEGDRNESAVFVAIRNRLHVLGPDLKSVQSLATGPAGDPGCQTCAACGPGPHGPPGDTDTKVLVLDPALPALVSCGSSLQGRCFLHDLEPQGTAVHLAAPACLFSAHHNRPDDCPDCVASPLGTRVTVVEQGQASYFYVASSLDAAVAASFSPRSVSIRRLKADASGFAPGFVALSVLPKHLVSYSIEYVHSFHTGAFVYFLTVQPASVTDDPSALHTRLARLSATEPELGDYRELVLDCRFAPKRRRRGAPEGGQPYPVLRVAHSAPVGAQLATELSIAEGQEVLFGVFVTGKDGGPGVGPNSVVCAFPIDLLDTLIDEGVERCCESPVHPGLRRGLDFFQSPSFCPNPVFQVPIQGPGCRHFLTCGRCLRAWHFMGCGWCGNMCGQQKECPGSWQQDHCPPKLTEFHPHSGPLRGSTRLTLCGSNFYLHPSGLVPEGTHQVTVGQSPCRPLPKDSSKLRPVPRKDFVEEFECELEPLGTQAVGPTNVSLTVTNMPPGKHFRVDGTSVLRGFSFMEPVLIAVQPLFGPRAGGTCLTLEGQSLSVGTSRAVLVNGTECLLARVSEGQLLCATPPGATVASVPLSLQVGGAQVPGSWTFQYREDPVVLSISPNCGYINSHITICGQHLTSAWHLVLSFHDGLRAVESRQCERQLPEQQLCRLPEYVVRDPQGWVAGNLSARGDGAAGFTLPGFRFLPPPHPPSANLVPLKPEEHAIKFEYIGLGAVADCVGINVTVGGESCQHEFRGDMVVCPLPPSLQLGQDGAPLQVCVDGECHILGRVVRPGPDGVPQSTLLGILLPLLLLVAALATALVFSYWWRRKQLVLPPNLNDLASLDQTAGATPLPILYSGSDYRSGLALPAIDGLDSTTCVHGASFSDSEDESCVPLLRKESIQLRDLDSALLAEVKDVLIPHERVVTHSDRVIGKGHFGVVYHGEYIDQAQNRIQCAIKSLSRITEMQQVEAFLREGLLMRGLNHPNVLALIGIMLPPEGLPHVLLPYMCHGDLLQFIRSPQRNPTVKDLISFGLQVARGMEYLAEQKFVHRDLAARNCMLDESFTVKVADFGLARDILDREYYSVQQHRHARLPVKWMALESLQTYRFTTKSDVWSFGVLLWELLTRGAPPYRHIDPFDLTHFLAQGRRLPQPEYCPDSLYQVMQQCWEADPAVRPTFRVLVGEVEQIVSALLGDHYVQLPATYMNLGPSTSHEMNVRPEQPQFSPMPGNVRRPRPLSEPPRPT, encoded by the exons ATGGAGCTCCTCCCGCCGCTGCCTCAGTCcttcctgttgctgctgctgttgcctgCCAAGCCCGCGGCGGGCGAGGACTGGCAGTGCCCGCGCACCCCCTACGCGGCCTCTCGCGACTTTGACGTGAAGTACGTGGTGCCCAGCTTCTCCGCCGGAGGCCTGGTACAGGCCATGGTGACCTACGAGGGCGACAGAAATGAGAGTGCTGTGTTTGTAGCCATACGCAATCGCCTGCATGTGCTTGGGCCTGACCTGAAGTCTGTCCAGAGCCTGGCCACGGGCCCTGCTGGAGACCCTGGCTGCCAGACGTGTGCAGCCTGTGGCCCAGGACCCCACGGCCCTCCCGGTGACACAGACACAAAGGTGCTGGTGCTGGATCCCGCGCTGCCTGCGCTGGTCAGTTGTGGCTCCAGCCTGCAGGGCCGCTGCTTCCTGCATGACCTAGAGCCCCAAGGGACAGCCGTGCATCTGGCAGCGCCAGCCTGCCTCTTCTCAGCCCACCATAACCGGCCCGATGACTGCCCCGACTGTGTGGCCAGCCCATTGGGCACCCGTGTAACTGTGGTTGAGCAAGGCCAGGCCTCCTATTTCTACGTGGCATCCTCACTGGACGCAGCCGTGGCTGCCAGCTTCAGCCCACGCTCAGTGTCTATCAGGCGTCTCAAGGCTGACGCCTCGGGATTCGCACCGGGCTTTGTGGCGTTGTCAGTGCTGCCCAAGCATCTTGTCTCCTACAGTATTGAATACGTGCACAGCTTCCACACGGGAGCCTTCGTATACTTCCTGACTGTACAGCCGGCCAGCGTGACAGATGATCCTAGTGCCCTGCACACACGCCTGGCACGGCTTAGCGCCACTGAGCCAGAGTTGGGTGACTATCGGGAGCTGGTCCTCGACTGCAGATTTGCTCCAAAACGCAGGCGCCGGGGGGCCCCAGAAGGCGGACAGCCCTACCCTGTGCTGCGGGTGGCCCACTCCGCTCCAGTGGGTGCCCAACTTGCCACTGAGCTGAGCATCGCCGAGGGCCAGGAAGTACTATTTGGGGTCTTTGTGACTGGCAAGGATGGTGGTCCTGGCGTGGGCCCCAACTCTGTCGTCTGTGCCTTCCCCATTGACCTGCTGGACACACTAATTGATGAGGGTGTGGAGCGCTGTTGTGAATCCCCAGTCCATCCAGGCCTCCGGCGAGGCCTCGACTTCTTCCAGTCGCCCAGTTTTTGCCCCAACCCG GTTTTCCAGGTACCTATCCAAGGCCCTGGCTGCCGCCACTTCCTGACCTGTGGGCGTTGCCTAAGGGCATGGCATTTCATGGGCTGTGGCTGGTGTGGGAACATGTGCGGCCAGCAGAAGGAGTGTCCTGGCTCCTGGCAACAGGACCACTGCCCACCTAAGCTTACTGAG TTCCACCCCCACAGTGGACCTCTAAGGGGCAGTACAAGGCTGACCCTGTGTGGCTCCAACTTCTACCTTCACCCTTCTGGTCTGGTGCCTGAGGGAACCCATCAGGTCACTGTGGGCCAAAGTCCCTGCCGGCCACTGCCCAAGGACAGCTCAAAACTCAG ACCAGTGCCCCGGAAAGACTTTGTAGAGGAGTTTGAGTGTGAACTGGAGCCCTTGGGCACCCAGGCAGTGGGGCCTACCAACGTCAGCCTCACCGTGACTAACATGCCACCGGGCAAGCACTTCCGGGTAGACGGCACCTCCGTGCTGAGAGGCTTCTCTTTCATG GAGCCAGTGCTGATAGCAGTGCAACCCCTCTTTGGCCCACGGGCAGGAGGCACCTGTCTCACTCTTGAAGGCCAGAGTCTGTCTGTAGGCACCAGCCGGGCTGTGCTGGTCAATGGGACTGAGTGTCTGCTAGCACG GGTCAGTGAGGGGCAGCTTTTATGTGCCACACCCCCTGGGGCCACGGTGGCCAGTGTCCCCCTTAGCCTGCAGGTGGGGGGTGCCCAGGTACCTGGTTCCTGGACCTTCCAGTACAGAGAAGACCCTGTCGTGCTAAGCATCAGCCCCAACTGTGGCTACAT CAACTCCCACATCACCATCTGTGGCCAGCATCTAACTTCAGCATGGCACTTAGTGCTGTCATTCCATGACGGGCTTAGGGCAGTGGAAAGCAGG CAGTGTGAGAGGCAGCTTCCAGAGCAGCAGCTGTGCCGCCTTCCTGAATATGTGGTCCGAGACCCCCAGGGATGGGTGGCAGGGAATCTGAGTGCCCGAGGGGATGGAGCTGCTGGCTTTACACTGCCTGGCTTTCGCTtcctacccccaccccatccaCCCAGTGCCAACCTAGTTCCACTGAAGCCTGAGGAGCATGCCATTAAGTTTGAG TATAttgggctgggcgctgtggctgaCTGTGTGGGTATCAACGTGACCGTGGGTGGTGAGAGCTGCCAGCACGAGTTCCGGGGGGACATGGTTGtctgccccctgcccccatccctgcAGCTTGGCCAGGATGGTGCCCCATTGCAG GTCTGCGTAGATGGTGAATGTCATATCCTGGGTAGAGTGGTGCGGCCAGGGCCAGATGGGGTCCCACAGAGCACGCTCCTTGGTATCCTGCTGCCTTTGCTGCTGCTTGTGGCTGCACTGGCGACTGCACTGGTCTTCAGCTACTGGTGGCGGAGGAAGCAGCTAG TTCTTCCTCCCAACCTGAATGACCTGGCATCCCTGGACCAGACTGCTGGAGCCACACCCCTGCCTATTCTGTACTCGGGCTCTGACTACAGAAGTGGCCTTG CACTCCCTGCCATTGATGGTCTGGATTCCACCACTTGTGTCCATGGAGCATCCTTCTCCGATAGTGAAGATGAATCCTGTGTGCCACTGCTGCGGAAAGAGTCCATCCAGCTAAGGGACCTGGACTCTGCGCTCTTGGCTGAGGTCAAGGATGTGCTGATTCCCCATGAGCGGGTGGTCACCCACAGTGACCGAGTCATTGGCAAAG GCCACTTTGGAGTTGTCTACCACGGAGAATACATAGACCAGGCCCAGAATCGAATCCAATGTGCCATCAAGTCACTAAGTC GCATCACAGAGATGCAGCAGGTGGAGGCCTTCCTGCGAGAGGGGCTGCTCATGCGTGGCCTGAACCACCCGAATGTGCTGGCTCTCATTGGTATCATGTTGCCACCTGAGGGCCTGCCCCATGTGCTGCTGCCCTATATGTGCCACGGTGACCTGCTCCAGTTCATCCGCTCACCTCAGCGG AACCCCACCGTGAAGGACCTCATCAGCTTTGGCCTGCAGGTAGCCCGCGGCATGGAGTACCTGGCAGAGCAGAAGTTTGTGCACAGGGACCTGGCTGCGCGGAACTGCAT GCTGGACGAGTCATTCACAGTCAAGGTGGCTGACTTTGGTTTGGCCCGCGACATCCTGGACAGGGAGTACTATAGTGTTCAACAGCATCGCCACGCTCGCCTACCTGTGAAGTGGATGGCGCTGGAGAGCCTGCAGACCTATAGATTTACCACCAAGTCTGATGTG TGGTCATTTGGTGTGCTGCTGTGGGAACTGCTGACACGGGGTGCCCCACCATACCGCCACATTGACCCTTTTGACCTTACCCACTTCCTGGCCCAGGGTCGGCGCCTGCCCCAGCCTGAGTATTGCCCTGATTCTCT